A single window of Sporosarcina sp. FSL W7-1349 DNA harbors:
- a CDS encoding BMC domain-containing protein — MENQNFALGMIETIGYPALVAAADAASKAADVKVVTYQGADAGLVTIYIVGDVASVQSAVSIGAEEAKEVGRLHHSHVIARPDDSTKKLIFQLLSKAEEKKEDKPNSSEEEQPKAVVEMKEETEQAVDYTKASLQELRKQASLQSDFPLPADKIATAKKEELVKLLSAAQVGKGGDK, encoded by the coding sequence GTGGAGAACCAGAACTTTGCATTGGGTATGATCGAAACGATTGGATATCCAGCACTTGTAGCGGCGGCGGATGCAGCTTCCAAGGCTGCCGATGTAAAAGTCGTTACATACCAGGGCGCGGATGCCGGTCTGGTCACGATTTATATTGTCGGAGATGTCGCCTCCGTACAGTCCGCCGTTTCGATCGGAGCCGAGGAAGCGAAGGAGGTCGGGCGACTGCATCATTCTCATGTCATCGCAAGACCGGATGATAGTACGAAGAAGCTCATATTCCAATTGCTTTCTAAAGCGGAAGAGAAAAAAGAGGATAAGCCAAATAGTAGCGAAGAAGAACAACCAAAAGCAGTTGTGGAGATGAAAGAGGAGACGGAACAAGCGGTTGATTATACAAAAGCAAGTCTGCAGGAACTACGGAAGCAGGCAAGTTTACAATCTGATTTTCCACTCCCGGCAGATAAGATCGCAACCGCTAAAAAAGAAGAACTGGTCAAACTCTTATCTGCAGCACAGGTTGGGAAAGGTGGCGATAAATAA
- the phnW gene encoding 2-aminoethylphosphonate--pyruvate transaminase, translated as MSTVQFTNNPYLLLTPGPLTTSDGVRLAMMKDWCTWDDDYNNIVQGIRSNLVNLATNNPGKYSTVLMQGSGTFSVESVIGTVIPKDGKLLVIGNGAYGYRIGEIAKYLNIDTVMLDSGETSDPDLVELNSILEADPAITHVAVVHCETTTGRLNPIDKISETVKKHNRIFILDAMSSFGGIEMDIDTLGVDYLVSSANKCIEGVPGFGFIIVNKEEFEKCQNNARSLSLDLYSQWKTMEENNGKWRFTSPTHVVRAFAQALKELGEEGGVAARAARYRENQRTLVEGMRKLGFTTLLSDEHQSPIITSFNFPDHEDFTFDEFYNRLKEKGFVIYPGKVTDVNTFRIGNIGAVTPAKIKDLLVAIEESCYWKEAVN; from the coding sequence ATGTCTACTGTTCAATTTACAAACAACCCTTACCTTCTACTAACACCAGGTCCACTCACTACGAGTGATGGCGTGCGATTGGCGATGATGAAAGACTGGTGTACTTGGGACGATGATTACAATAACATCGTTCAAGGAATCCGCTCAAATCTTGTTAATCTTGCTACAAATAATCCCGGGAAATACTCGACTGTTCTTATGCAAGGAAGCGGTACATTCAGCGTGGAATCCGTCATCGGTACGGTCATTCCGAAGGACGGCAAACTGCTGGTGATCGGAAACGGGGCGTACGGATACCGGATCGGCGAAATCGCCAAGTATTTGAACATTGATACCGTCATGCTCGACAGCGGAGAGACGTCTGATCCCGACCTAGTGGAGTTAAACTCCATCTTGGAAGCTGACCCGGCCATTACGCATGTGGCGGTCGTCCACTGCGAAACAACAACAGGCCGGCTAAACCCGATCGATAAAATTAGTGAAACTGTCAAAAAACATAACCGGATCTTCATCTTGGATGCAATGAGCAGTTTTGGCGGCATCGAAATGGACATTGATACGTTAGGTGTCGATTATTTGGTGAGCAGCGCTAATAAATGTATCGAAGGAGTCCCTGGGTTTGGTTTCATCATTGTAAATAAAGAGGAATTCGAGAAATGTCAAAACAATGCCCGTTCCCTTTCCCTTGACTTATACAGCCAATGGAAGACGATGGAAGAGAACAACGGAAAATGGCGATTCACATCACCGACACACGTCGTCCGCGCGTTCGCACAGGCTCTTAAAGAACTGGGAGAAGAAGGTGGCGTGGCAGCACGCGCGGCCCGGTACCGCGAAAATCAGCGGACGCTCGTGGAAGGCATGCGGAAACTTGGATTTACAACTCTTTTATCGGATGAACACCAATCGCCAATCATCACTTCCTTCAACTTCCCAGATCATGAAGACTTCACTTTCGATGAGTTCTATAACCGATTGAAGGAAAAAGGGTTTGTCATCTATCCGGGTAAAGTGACCGATGTCAATACATTCCGTATTGGCAACATCGGAGCCGTCACCCCAGCGAAAATCAAAGATCTATTAGTAGCGATCGAAGAAAGTTGTTACTGGAAAGAAGCTGTAAATTAA
- the phnX gene encoding phosphonoacetaldehyde hydrolase — MQSPQIEAVIFDWAGTAVDYGCFAPLDVFIEVFTKKGIEVLHEEAREPMGMLKWDHINEMCKMDRIAQLWKDKFGRLPEEKDVDDLYADFEPLLFSILPNYCTPVPGVLELVDRLRAKGIKIGSTTGYTQKMMDVVAPGAKQKGYAPDYMVTPDDVPGGRPSPWMCYINAMNLGVYPMKHIIKVGDTISDIKEGLNAGAWSVGVILGSSEMGLKQEEAAAMAPDELADRMDAVAKRFKEAGAHYVIDSIGELDTLLPKINARLLNGD; from the coding sequence ATACAATCTCCCCAGATTGAAGCGGTAATTTTCGATTGGGCGGGCACGGCGGTGGACTACGGCTGTTTTGCCCCACTGGATGTATTTATAGAAGTGTTCACTAAAAAAGGAATTGAAGTGCTGCATGAGGAAGCACGGGAACCAATGGGGATGCTGAAGTGGGATCACATCAATGAAATGTGCAAGATGGACAGAATCGCGCAGCTATGGAAGGACAAGTTCGGCCGTCTTCCCGAGGAAAAGGATGTAGACGATTTGTATGCGGATTTCGAGCCGCTCTTATTCTCTATCCTGCCAAATTATTGCACACCGGTCCCTGGAGTACTCGAACTGGTAGACCGGCTAAGGGCTAAAGGGATCAAGATAGGTTCAACGACCGGCTACACACAAAAGATGATGGATGTCGTCGCTCCGGGTGCAAAGCAAAAGGGATATGCGCCGGATTATATGGTTACTCCGGACGACGTACCTGGCGGAAGGCCATCCCCGTGGATGTGCTATATCAACGCGATGAACCTAGGAGTCTATCCAATGAAACATATTATCAAGGTGGGCGACACAATCAGCGATATCAAAGAAGGGCTGAATGCTGGCGCCTGGAGTGTCGGCGTCATCCTCGGTAGCAGTGAAATGGGGCTAAAGCAGGAAGAGGCGGCCGCCATGGCTCCGGATGAATTGGCGGATAGAATGGATGCCGTTGCGAAAAGATTTAAAGAAGCGGGAGCCCATTATGTAATTGACAGTATTGGCGAATTGGACACCCTTCTCCCTAAAATCAATGCCAGACTGCTGAACGGAGATTAA
- a CDS encoding competence protein ComK — protein sequence MKSNFIIKWETVICVPNYDDQGKPCSMIVENGQLIKVDMKPRDLINENLLYYGSSLQGATDGASRILGNTYINPVAISEKQNIYWLPSKSPASDDCVWFALHHIVKLRAFGKAQTEVQLIGGHKIVIDSSFYTLTKREMRAYTLKGKIERRSEKPAEIVREEQNCYYISKPKGKVNYELKKQDEDL from the coding sequence ATGAAATCTAATTTTATTATCAAGTGGGAGACTGTGATTTGTGTCCCGAATTATGATGATCAGGGAAAGCCTTGTTCGATGATCGTGGAAAATGGGCAACTTATTAAAGTGGATATGAAACCGAGAGATCTCATCAATGAAAACCTATTATACTACGGATCAAGTTTACAAGGAGCGACCGATGGGGCTAGCCGAATCCTAGGAAACACCTATATAAATCCGGTGGCGATCAGCGAGAAGCAAAATATTTATTGGCTTCCGAGCAAATCCCCGGCTAGTGACGACTGTGTTTGGTTTGCGTTGCATCATATCGTGAAACTCCGTGCATTCGGCAAAGCACAAACTGAGGTTCAACTGATAGGCGGGCATAAAATTGTGATTGACTCTAGCTTTTATACGTTGACCAAAAGAGAAATGCGTGCGTACACGTTGAAAGGAAAAATTGAGAGAAGGTCTGAGAAGCCTGCTGAAATAGTTAGAGAGGAACAGAATTGCTATTATATCAGCAAGCCAAAGGGAAAAGTGAATTATGAATTGAAAAAGCAGGACGAAGATTTATAG
- a CDS encoding DeoR/GlpR family DNA-binding transcription regulator — MSLASIERKRKILDILEKNGKVKVKDLAVHLKVSTETIRKYLDDLEYESKLKKVYGGAISLTFFNQEPPTVEREIINKEGKEKIGALAVSLIKDDDVIAIDEGTTPLYMAKSLKNKKNITIVTPSINSLNVLMEMLQQNVFTGKIILIGGQVDVFHQRLVGEHTLEMMNNIYVDKNFIAADGLSVKDGLTSYDLSKGMVTKKLIEHANETILLIDHTKLNKRTHYKMARLTDIDIVICDQTAPPEWEETLTEANVQWFTIDD; from the coding sequence TTGTCATTAGCAAGCATTGAACGCAAACGTAAAATACTAGACATATTGGAGAAGAACGGCAAGGTAAAGGTGAAAGACCTTGCCGTTCATTTAAAAGTATCCACCGAGACGATACGCAAATATCTCGATGACCTGGAATATGAAAGCAAGTTAAAAAAAGTGTATGGGGGAGCGATTTCCCTGACGTTCTTCAACCAAGAACCCCCAACCGTGGAGAGGGAGATCATCAATAAAGAAGGCAAGGAAAAAATCGGTGCCTTGGCCGTCTCCCTTATTAAAGACGATGACGTCATTGCAATCGATGAAGGGACAACGCCGCTTTATATGGCAAAGAGTTTGAAGAATAAAAAGAATATCACTATTGTCACCCCATCCATCAATTCCTTGAATGTCTTGATGGAAATGCTGCAGCAAAATGTATTTACAGGAAAAATTATTTTAATTGGTGGACAAGTTGATGTTTTTCATCAAAGATTGGTCGGCGAACACACATTGGAAATGATGAACAATATCTATGTAGATAAAAACTTCATCGCCGCTGACGGCTTATCCGTAAAAGACGGCCTGACCAGCTATGACCTCTCCAAAGGAATGGTCACGAAAAAATTGATCGAACACGCAAATGAAACAATTTTATTGATTGACCATACAAAATTGAACAAACGGACCCATTATAAAATGGCACGTCTTACAGATATAGATATCGTCATCTGTGATCAAACAGCTCCTCCGGAATGGGAGGAAACATTGACCGAAGCGAACGTCCAATGGTTCACGATAGATGACTGA
- a CDS encoding acetaldehyde dehydrogenase (acetylating), translated as MDKDLESIQQARTLLAQAQAAQARATDMTQEEIDRIVHSMAQAAMRESGRLAQMASDETGYGKVEDKLTKNMFAARDVYESIKDKKTAGIISRDDKKKVWEIAEPVGIVAGIIPSTNPTSTVIFKALIAVKARNAIVFSPHPAAANCTKEAAEVVKRAAEQAGAPEGLISCLAIPSVAGANELMTHALTDLILATGGSDMVRAAYSSGKPAYGVGPGNVPVYIHSSAQIRQAVADIIRSKTFDYGTICASEQALVVERSIRRKFKSELESQGAYFLDDYEKKRVGSIILSGGRLNPRIVGQSPQKLAEMAGIAIPDDCKVLVAEEENIGKEYPFSLEKLSPILAFYTADDWQEAMDISRRLLKMGGLGHTFGIHSEDPQIVEKVALSQETFRIVVNSGTTFGGIGATTEIMPSMTLGCGTLGNNITSDNITVDHLMNIKRVAYGVRKLEMETPSANYQQPVSVGTQQQASVSRDEIIDIVKAVMQELKL; from the coding sequence ATGGATAAAGATCTTGAATCCATCCAGCAAGCAAGAACCCTTTTGGCGCAAGCCCAAGCGGCCCAAGCTAGAGCAACGGACATGACACAAGAGGAGATTGATCGAATCGTCCATAGCATGGCGCAAGCCGCCATGAGAGAATCCGGAAGACTGGCGCAGATGGCGTCGGATGAGACCGGCTACGGAAAAGTGGAAGACAAACTGACCAAAAACATGTTTGCTGCTCGCGATGTCTATGAATCCATTAAAGATAAAAAGACCGCGGGTATCATCTCACGGGATGACAAGAAAAAAGTATGGGAGATTGCGGAGCCGGTCGGCATCGTAGCTGGGATCATCCCGTCGACCAATCCGACTTCTACTGTTATATTCAAAGCTTTGATTGCCGTAAAGGCAAGGAATGCGATCGTATTCAGTCCGCACCCAGCCGCAGCGAATTGTACGAAAGAGGCAGCGGAAGTTGTCAAAAGGGCAGCTGAGCAAGCCGGAGCGCCGGAAGGCCTGATTTCTTGCCTGGCGATACCGTCCGTGGCCGGTGCCAACGAACTTATGACTCATGCTTTGACGGATCTCATCCTCGCGACAGGCGGGTCGGATATGGTGAGAGCGGCGTACAGCTCGGGCAAACCGGCATATGGCGTCGGTCCGGGTAATGTTCCGGTCTATATCCATTCAAGTGCTCAAATCCGCCAGGCTGTCGCGGATATCATCAGAAGCAAGACATTTGACTATGGGACGATTTGCGCTTCCGAACAAGCACTTGTTGTTGAGCGTTCCATACGGAGGAAGTTCAAAAGCGAACTCGAATCCCAAGGTGCTTACTTCCTGGATGACTACGAGAAGAAAAGAGTGGGATCGATTATTCTCTCAGGAGGGCGATTGAACCCGCGGATCGTCGGGCAATCACCTCAAAAGCTTGCGGAAATGGCGGGGATTGCCATACCGGATGACTGCAAAGTGCTTGTCGCCGAGGAGGAGAATATCGGGAAGGAGTATCCCTTCTCACTTGAGAAATTGTCGCCCATCTTGGCATTCTACACAGCGGATGATTGGCAGGAAGCTATGGATATCAGCCGCCGCCTGTTGAAAATGGGCGGACTCGGTCATACATTCGGCATCCATAGTGAAGATCCGCAAATCGTCGAGAAGGTGGCATTGTCACAGGAGACGTTTCGCATTGTTGTCAATTCAGGCACGACATTCGGCGGCATTGGTGCGACGACAGAGATTATGCCGTCCATGACGCTAGGCTGTGGGACGCTCGGCAACAACATCACTTCAGACAACATTACGGTAGATCATTTGATGAATATCAAACGGGTTGCCTATGGCGTACGTAAGTTGGAGATGGAAACGCCTTCCGCCAATTACCAGCAGCCGGTCAGCGTCGGAACACAACAGCAAGCATCTGTTTCAAGGGATGAGATCATTGACATCGTTAAAGCGGTCATGCAGGAATTGAAACTATGA
- a CDS encoding saccharopine dehydrogenase family protein, producing MKVFCLGGAGRIAREAVLDLVEHSEFDTITIGDFNEEIGQQLVRELNDPRVDFIKVNVYNHQETVEKMKGYDVVMDGTTITLNGLSTACIAEAGCHGINLNGFGAEDEFDHLFKEKGRTAVPGFGMTPGVTQMMAMHAANQLDTVESVRVSHGSFRPIAFSKSITETTTLEYDPDLPGRVVYEKGRFVQVPPFARPRNIKLPEPYGETVQYIIPHSETKTLAQALSGKGVELIEVRGTWPEKNMHLVRGLYEYGIMRNPKVTVNGEEVGVMDIIGEYLMNSKEGQETALYGYSLHVEVVGVKDGTKKRHILYHTHPSSDGSVEGWEGLRAYTRNVGIPMAIATELLAKGVVKKTGILIPEDAFEPQMIFDQLKKRGIQMHEEIETVEESKNLTEAL from the coding sequence ATGAAAGTGTTTTGTCTCGGAGGGGCAGGAAGAATCGCACGAGAAGCGGTACTAGACTTGGTGGAGCATTCGGAATTCGACACCATTACGATCGGGGACTTCAACGAGGAGATCGGACAACAACTCGTCAGAGAGTTGAATGACCCAAGAGTTGATTTCATTAAAGTGAATGTCTACAACCACCAAGAGACCGTCGAGAAAATGAAAGGCTATGACGTTGTCATGGATGGGACAACCATCACATTGAATGGCCTATCGACAGCCTGTATCGCCGAAGCCGGCTGCCATGGCATTAATCTAAATGGTTTCGGTGCGGAGGATGAATTCGATCACCTCTTCAAAGAGAAGGGCAGAACAGCTGTCCCGGGATTTGGAATGACTCCAGGCGTTACTCAAATGATGGCCATGCACGCGGCCAATCAGCTTGATACGGTAGAAAGCGTCCGAGTAAGCCATGGCTCTTTCCGCCCGATCGCTTTTTCGAAGTCGATCACCGAAACAACGACTTTGGAATACGACCCGGACCTTCCAGGGAGAGTCGTGTACGAGAAAGGGAGGTTTGTGCAAGTCCCTCCATTCGCCCGGCCAAGGAATATCAAATTGCCAGAGCCATACGGCGAAACGGTACAGTACATCATTCCCCATTCCGAGACAAAAACGTTGGCGCAAGCGCTGTCGGGAAAAGGTGTCGAACTGATTGAAGTGCGCGGCACATGGCCGGAGAAGAATATGCACCTCGTGCGCGGGCTGTATGAATATGGCATTATGCGCAATCCAAAAGTGACAGTGAACGGCGAAGAGGTCGGAGTGATGGACATCATCGGCGAGTACTTGATGAATTCCAAGGAAGGGCAGGAAACCGCATTATACGGCTACTCTTTGCATGTCGAAGTGGTCGGCGTGAAGGATGGCACTAAAAAACGCCATATCCTTTATCATACTCATCCTTCTAGCGACGGCTCCGTAGAAGGCTGGGAAGGGCTGCGGGCGTATACCCGGAATGTCGGTATCCCGATGGCGATCGCAACGGAACTTCTTGCAAAAGGTGTAGTGAAGAAAACGGGAATCCTCATCCCGGAAGATGCGTTTGAGCCGCAAATGATCTTTGACCAGCTTAAAAAGCGGGGAATCCAGATGCACGAGGAGATCGAAACAGTTGAAGAATCGAAGAATTTGACAGAGGCTTTATAA
- a CDS encoding MgtC/SapB family protein, with protein MDKRSLSQEEEKDIEYVQWFYDEHIVKYAEIYLRIIVSALVGMFLGWDRSAKNKPAGLKTFTFVSVSCTLITLVSIHSAVDFGSSNINNRMDPMRLTAQIVSGLGFLGAGLIMKDGFRVTGLTSAAMIFFAGGVGIGIGAGYYGFVLFAVLVTFILAKVSQWIEHRETKGKEKQEKKKDKKEKSEEKKDEKVEKEAAKEREAEKQVV; from the coding sequence ATGGATAAGAGAAGCTTGTCTCAGGAGGAGGAGAAGGATATCGAATACGTACAATGGTTTTACGATGAACATATCGTGAAATATGCTGAAATCTACTTACGGATTATTGTCAGTGCCCTAGTCGGAATGTTCCTCGGCTGGGACCGGTCCGCAAAAAACAAACCGGCCGGCTTGAAAACATTCACATTCGTATCGGTCTCTTGCACTCTGATTACTCTCGTTTCCATCCATAGTGCTGTCGACTTCGGTAGCAGCAACATCAACAATCGGATGGACCCGATGCGGCTTACCGCCCAAATCGTCTCCGGGCTCGGTTTCTTGGGAGCAGGCCTAATCATGAAAGACGGTTTCCGCGTCACCGGCCTTACCTCCGCCGCCATGATCTTCTTCGCAGGCGGCGTTGGCATCGGCATCGGCGCCGGCTATTATGGCTTCGTTCTCTTCGCCGTCCTTGTTACCTTCATCCTTGCCAAAGTCAGCCAGTGGATTGAACATCGAGAAACGAAAGGGAAGGAAAAACAGGAAAAGAAAAAGGATAAGAAAGAGAAATCGGAGGAGAAGAAAGACGAGAAAGTGGAAAAGGAAGCAGCGAAAGAGAGAGAAGCAGAGAAACAGGTAGTATGA
- a CDS encoding MFS transporter, which yields MTKPTYSKKVQRKALIASLVGSSIEYYDYLLYGAVAALVFNKLFFPNFDPTVGLLMALASFGLPYFFRPLGGVIFSHIGDKLGRKKSLVLTLGIMGVSTAFIGLLPTYDMIGIWAPILLVSLRLIQGVAVGGEWGGAVLLAVEYSDEKKKGFAGSIPMMGAAVGIILGTGTMSLMRLLPDAQFLAWGWRIPFVLSLVLVLLGIWIRGSLDETPDFQAAQKEGKIPKLPIVTTFKHHWREIILTTGAKAIETAPFYMFATFGISYATNTLSMPENTVLNAITIGTLSSLLFIPLAGMVSDRIGRKKVFFIGSMSVTLFAIPYFMLLSNRTMLTLTVAVLIGYALWSIITAVLGTMFSEMFNPEVRYTGISVGYQLGAAIFGGTMPLVATALITKFNGSWLPAAVYLMILGIMSMICVALIKTRPNQDTGAKSGNDFEKEVALLKSHLQTRINQAPSKITNP from the coding sequence ATGACAAAACCAACCTATTCCAAGAAAGTACAAAGGAAAGCGTTGATTGCCAGTTTAGTAGGCAGTTCCATTGAATACTACGACTATCTTTTGTACGGAGCTGTTGCCGCACTAGTGTTTAATAAGCTGTTCTTTCCAAATTTCGATCCGACAGTGGGACTGCTGATGGCGTTGGCCTCTTTCGGATTGCCGTATTTCTTCCGCCCGCTCGGCGGCGTGATTTTCAGCCATATCGGAGATAAATTGGGAAGGAAGAAATCGCTGGTCCTTACATTGGGAATCATGGGGGTCAGCACAGCGTTCATCGGGCTGCTTCCGACCTACGACATGATCGGTATTTGGGCACCAATCCTGCTCGTATCGCTCCGCCTGATCCAAGGCGTCGCCGTCGGGGGAGAATGGGGAGGCGCCGTATTGCTCGCCGTAGAGTACTCGGATGAAAAGAAAAAGGGTTTTGCTGGAAGCATCCCGATGATGGGTGCCGCTGTCGGCATCATTCTAGGAACCGGCACGATGTCACTCATGCGATTGCTGCCGGATGCTCAATTCCTTGCTTGGGGTTGGCGGATTCCTTTCGTGCTAAGCTTGGTCTTGGTTTTGCTAGGGATTTGGATCCGTGGCAGTCTGGATGAAACTCCTGACTTTCAAGCGGCACAGAAAGAAGGTAAAATCCCGAAACTGCCAATTGTCACGACATTCAAGCATCATTGGCGGGAAATCATCTTGACGACAGGCGCCAAAGCTATTGAAACGGCCCCTTTCTACATGTTCGCTACGTTCGGGATTTCCTATGCGACCAATACGCTAAGTATGCCAGAGAATACGGTGCTCAATGCTATAACGATCGGTACGTTGAGTTCCCTGCTCTTCATACCGCTAGCCGGAATGGTATCCGACCGGATTGGCAGAAAAAAAGTCTTCTTCATTGGTTCCATGAGTGTCACGCTGTTTGCCATTCCCTATTTCATGCTCCTTTCTAATAGAACGATGCTTACTTTGACGGTCGCTGTGCTCATTGGATATGCACTCTGGTCAATCATCACAGCTGTTTTAGGAACGATGTTTTCAGAGATGTTCAACCCGGAAGTCCGCTATACGGGGATTTCGGTAGGTTATCAATTAGGCGCTGCCATTTTCGGAGGAACGATGCCGCTGGTCGCAACTGCTTTAATTACCAAATTTAATGGGTCATGGTTGCCGGCTGCTGTTTATTTAATGATTCTTGGCATCATGTCGATGATCTGTGTCGCGCTCATCAAGACGAGACCAAATCAGGACACGGGAGCCAAAAGCGGAAATGATTTTGAGAAAGAAGTGGCTCTGCTCAAGAGCCATCTGCAAACTCGGATAAATCAGGCACCATCCAAAATAACAAACCCTTGA